In a single window of the Penaeus monodon isolate SGIC_2016 chromosome 3, NSTDA_Pmon_1, whole genome shotgun sequence genome:
- the LOC119596615 gene encoding hepatitis A virus cellular receptor 1-like, whose amino-acid sequence MTSLSTAAAATASTITSAPTTTTEFSEVLDLPTSMSTTQKPLVTTTVITEMLTTLPVSADTTQTPLITQETPVTLSTPSSVTFSSSLADNSLPTEAFRAPELEIQELPSRVPINSVPESNNREPLDPKTFPTATKPALRLRSPPTKTATSSPVPLPPTTLASILTTITPDVRSGETEDLLPVTIDPPISSENIFATNLTRATSKDELQKLRVTGTNQVMWPTSLRTTTGNGNRLIVTRKPKSEKNLFDLFFPSPTSKSKIPLPSPDDINTKDLRRLAKFLLSDVSNKMALEVHRVDIQKRNETNKTKTKRHQQFDVGNQRDDAAENKQDQTRQPLPSDPVTEVGFKPIVFPTESSNDNAQESDPPASMYNSAQSYPMPPAGMYGLPQSRGRLYRQAHRGRVRGATSPRWVRQRTRTRKRNIPGDFQL is encoded by the coding sequence ATGACCTCGCTCTCCACCGCCGCTGCTGCCACTGCTTCCACCATTACTAGTGCACCCACTACTACAACAGAATTTTCCGAGGTTCTTGATCTTCCAACCAGCATGTCTACAACCCAGAAACCCCTTGTAACTACCACAGTTATTACAGAAATGTTAACCACTTTGCCTGTTTCAGCTGACACAACACAGACGCCACTGATCACACAAGAGACTCCTGTAACACTGTCGACACCTTCAAGCGTCACGTTTTCTTCTTCGTTAGCTGATAATTCACTTCCCACTGAAGCTTTCCGTGCACCGGAACTGGAAATTCAAGAGTTACCGAGTAGAGTTCCTATTAATTCTGTGCCAGAGTCCAATAACAGAGAGCCTTTAGACCCCAAGACTTTtcccacagcaacaaaacccGCTCTTAGGTTACGTAGTCCTCCTACCAAAACGGCTACTTCCTCTCCAGTACCATTGCCCCCAACAACCCTCGCCTCCATCCTGACAACCATAACTCCTGACGTGCGCTCCGGGGAAACTGAGGATCTGCTGCCCGTGACTATAGACCCACCTATAAGTTCTGAAAATATTTTCGCGACCAACCTAACAAGAGCAACTTCAAAAGACGAACTGCAGAAACTCCGAGTGACTGGTACTAATCAAGTAATGTGGCCAACGTCACTAAGGACAACGACAGGTAATGGGAACAGGTTGATTGTTACAAGGAAacctaaaagcgaaaaaaatctctttgatttattttttccaagTCCGACATCCAAATCTAAAATTCCGTTGCCTTCTCCAGATGACATAAACACAAAAGATTTACGTAGATTAGCGAAGTTTCTTTTATCAGACGTTTCCAACAAAATGGCACTTGAGGTTCATAGAGTGGATATACAAAAgcgaaacgaaacaaacaaaacaaagacaaaacgacATCAGCAATTTGACGTAGGTAACCAACGTGACGACGCAGCTGAAAACAAGCAGGACCAAACAAGGCAGCCGTTGCCCTCTGATCCTGTAACAGAAGTAGGATTTAAACCTATTGTATTTCCTACGGAGTCTAGCAATGATAACGCACAGGAGTCAGACCCTCCTGCATCCATGTATAATTCAGCTCAGTCTTACCCAATGCCTCCGGCCGGCATGTATGGCTTACCTCAATCCCGGGGCAGACTGTACAGACAGGCACACCGCGGCCGCGTGCGGGGCGCGACGTCCCCGAGGTGGGTTCGCCAGAGAAcgcggacgaggaagaggaatatTCCTGGCGATTTCCAGCTCTGA